The Lathyrus oleraceus cultivar Zhongwan6 chromosome 5, CAAS_Psat_ZW6_1.0, whole genome shotgun sequence genome includes the window aaagattttttacactgtcagttaatcacaaccattgatttatttaaaatatttgacttttattttaaccacttgaaaagtaatacaaacggatgattgtgatgtattgacagtgtaaaactttttacactgacagtgcataccaactaatctctctctctctctctctctctctctctctctctctctctctctctctctctctctctctctctctctctctctctctctctctctctctcctctctctctctctctctctctctctctctctctctctctctctctctctctcctctctctctctctctctctctctctctctctctctctctctctctctctctctctctctctctctctctctctctctctctctctctctctctctctctctctctctctctctctctctctctatatatatctctattatatatatatatatatatatatatatatatatatatatatatatatatatatatatatatatatatatatatatatatatatatatatatatatatatatatatatatatatatatatatatatatatatatatatatatatatacttaatTATATCAATGTTATATTGAGCAATTTTATTACGTATTTGTTTAAACTGAActttcctttgaaaataaaattcATACCACCTTACGTTCTAACCAAACAAAAATTTAGCCTGTGCGTATCTAACTAATTTGAATCATATTGgttttaaaaataattaagtgtattgattttaataataaaataaatttgtTCTCATTATTAAAAGTTTAATGATTTTACTATAATTTGTTTTTTTGTGAAATCTGATATTGGAATGGAACACTACTTGCCTTATATCTCCCTATCCATAATGGTTATTAATCTACAAATGAAGCTATGATAAAACGAATAGTTAATGTTGTAATCAATAAATGAAGTTGTGAAGCTATGATAAAACGAATATTTAATGTTGTAATCTATAAATGAAGCTATGAGCAATGAGCCCGCACCTAAGTTATAGTTTTTATAAATTATATCCACTAAAGAATGGTAGCTGCAATCACTTCTTCTTTAACTTGGACGGTTTGGTGGCACCTTCTAGTTTTATGTATATTTTCTATAATTTTGTATTATATTAATATATACAtattgaaagaaaaaaataatttatCTAATCTATCTCATTTAATCCCAATTCTcaattatttaaattttaaatttgaaTTGATTAATCAATTTCCTAGCAATTTTTCACATATATGTGCTAACCCATTCTAGGAGATCGTCAAATAAATTAATATTGTTTAGTTAGCAACCTTATGGTTCATTTTGGAAAATCAAATAATAATGTCATTTTTATGGACAAATCAAGTTGcttattaaaaaaaaaaaggCCAAGTGTTTTGAGAAAATGGAAGGGATGACGATGACTAGAAAAAAAAATATCATTTCTTAAACtcattaaaatattttttgtgTGTAGAATGATAATAAATACTTattataaatataattttaatatttaaattactATAATAATATAAACTTGATTTGAAAAAATTATCTAAACTCTTCAAAGTTTTCCAAAACCCTACTTCAATATTACTTTTTATTTCTTCAAAATTAGGAGGATTTTAAATTATGAAGAAAAATAAATCTCTTCAACCATAGATTTAACACATAATTTTTATTTACAAaatttgtgttattttttatttattttaaaagaTCTTATTATAAACTTTgttttaagtctctaaaaataCTTTATGAATAGTTAATCGTTGGTGTTTTATGTGACTTTGTTTTGGTCATGCTTTGTGTTTAATCAGTTAAATGTGTATTTTTTTTTGTGTTAAGCATATTTGTAAAGTAAAGGATTCGATTGAGTCAAAATCGAATATGTTCTATAGAGTAATACTTGCATATGCAAGTATGCGACAGAAGGTCGAATACATCTTATAGGAGAAGGAAGTGCACATATACGACAGAGAGTTGAATACAATTAGTCGAATTCAAAGTAGCCAATATTCGACAAAGTTGGATAACAACTTGTTGAAGTTAGTTAGTAAGTTTGAGATTATTTGACATGTAAGCAATCTCATTATAAATAGGGAGGTGCTAATTTTGtaatatatattttttcattcaatgatactttctttttcctttctccAAAACCTTAATTTTCTCTTTCTTCCTATTTTCTCTCTCAAATTATCTCCTCTCTTCAAATATTTGTGTGACGGAATCGTCTTGCAATAAATGTGTGGTTGAAccactcgagtgaagagtgaagaacaatAATCTTGAATCAATCGAGAAAGCGATTGAATCTTGTTCCATCATGAACGattccaacatctggtatctagagcatTGGGTGTGATTCTTGAGAATCATATAACAATGACTTCTCATCCGGATGGGCATTTTCCAGTGAATCTTCTCATCTTGAATGGCAAGAATTATGATAAGAAGGAAACCCATCGAATCAAAGATAATCCACAAACAAAAGAAATCACAAAGATAGTGTTACAAGTAGAGAAAGATGTGGTGGAAGGAAACTTGATTAGAGTTATATTCAGTGTTTCAATTGTCAAAAACATGGTCATTATGATAGTGATATCcaaaaaacaaaagaaataatTGAAAAAGTGATGCAAGACTTGCAAAACACAAAGAAGAATAAGtgttgttgatggtcacaacaaAATAAGAAGAAAGATTCAATGACCAATGATACTTAGACTCATGATGCTCATCATACATGTCTGAAAGGAGAGATTAATTTGTCAACATCAGTTCCTCGATGAAGAACAATGTGAAATTTGCAAATGGCAATACCCTAACTACTTAAGGTATTGGTAATGTAATGATCATGAGGAAAGATGGAAAGCGATAAGTAATTTTCAATGTACTACACATACCAGGCATGAATGGAAATTTACTCAACATAAGGCAGCTAATCAAGAAGAATTACAAATTATTGATCGAAGATAAGATGATGAGAGTACTCGACTCAGGTGGAAAGTTAATTTTGAAGGCACATATATCTCAAAATATAACCTTCAAGATTAAACTTgatgtgatggagcataagtgtcTAGCAACTACAACTAGCAATGATGAATGGCTATGGCACTACAgactttgatgaagtttttgGACCAGTTGTTATGATCGAAATAATCAGGTTGGTTGTTTGTCTAGCAAACATGAAAAACTGGTAcatgtgtcagatggatgtgaaatgtgcatttcTAAATGACCCCTTAGATGAAGAAGTCTATGTAGCACAACCTGTCGGTTTTGTAAAGCAATGCCAAGAAAGCAAGGTATACAGGTTGTATAAAGCCATgtatggactcaaacaagcttcaagagcttggaacaagaagataaaTGGCTTTCTATGAGAGGAAGAATTTATAAAGTGCAAAACTGAGTATGAAGTATATATTAGGAGACACATGAGTGAACTGTATATAttatgtctctatgtcgatgacctaTTGGTAACAGGTAGCTacaagaaggagatcgaagattTAAAAGTGACATGAGCAAGGAATTTGAAATGTATGACCTAAgcaacatttcatatttccttgaCATCAAATTCTACAAGAGTAGTATAGGATTGATGTTGCACCAAAGAAGATATACATGTGAGATACCAAAGTAATGCAATGCAACTTTGACACCAGCTGAAAAAAGATTTTAGTTGACAAAGGATCTAGACAAAGATGAAGTCGATCCAACTCAATATAGAAAACTAAATGGATAATTAAGATACCTTTGTCATGCAAGGCCTGATATAGCATACATcgtaggtatggtgagtagattcatgcaaTGGCCAGAGGTATCTCACCTTGAAACCATAAAGAGGATACTAAGATATCTcaaaggaactctcgactatgtCATTTTGTTTCCTGAAGCATATGAAGAAAAGAaatgcaaactagtgggatacaTCGACTCAAGTTGGTGTGGTGATGTCGATCATAGAAAATCCAAAActggttatgtgtttatgctaggtggtgcactaGTTGCTTAGAGCTCAAGAAAAGAGTCAGTTGTTGTGTTGTCATTATGTAAGGTTGAGTACATATCTACCTCTTTTTGTACATGTCAAGTAATATGGATGGTGAATCTGATCGAAGAGATTACATGTGAAAATCGTGGAGAAATGATCATGAAAACCGATAACAAGTCTGCTACCAATTTGGCCAAGAATCTGATAGCATGTGGAAGAAACAAACACAATGAGATGAGATTCCATTACCTTAGAGAGCAAGTATCAAATGAAATACTGAGAATCAAATTACAGATATCATAACGAAGGTTGTGCATGTGAAATTGTTCAACAGATTGAgaactatgatgaatgtagatagcttagacacaatgagTTAGGTGGTGTATTAAATGTGTAATTCTTTGTGTTAAGCATGTCTGTAAAGTATAGAATTTGACCGAGTCGAAGTCGAATATGTTCTATAGAGTAGTAGTTGGATATGCATATATTTGATAGAAGGTCGAATACAACTTATAAGGGAATGAGGTGCACGTATTCGACAGAGAGTCGAATACAACTAGTTAAAATTGGAGTAGCCAATATTCGACAAAGTTGGATAACAACTTGTTGAAGTTAGTTAGTCAGTTTGAGATTGCTTGATGTGTACGCAATCTCATTATAAATAGGGAGGTACCCTACATTTGTAATATACAATTTTTCATTCAATaatattttcttatttctttCTCCAAAACCCTATTTTTCTCTCTCTTCCTCTTTTCTCTCTCAAATTATCTCCTCCCTTTAAACTTTTATGCGGCAGAATCGTCTTGAAACAAAGGTGCGGTTGAatcactcgagtgaagagtgaagaacaagaaTCTTAAATCAATCAAGAAAGCAATTGAGTCTTATTGTTCCATCAAGAACGATTCTAACATAGTCCTCTGTTAAATTTTGTGCGACTTAAATTCAAATATGTTAAATGAGACTCTTTTATTAAATAAGAGATGACGTATGACCATTCTTCTTCTTACAATTGTGTTATGTAAAATTAAATTAAATGCATCTcaaattaatatattttttttaaaaaaattctctCTTATTTTTTGTATCTCTcctaattttattattttttattatatttttattttttaattaatagaaaaatatattaaaaaagaaagaaagaatgAGGAGAAAGAGTGagagaaaaataaaagagaaaattcaaaaTCGCGGCAATAGAGATTATAATTGAGCCTAATCAATTCAATTTAGAATGTTAAAACATGTTATACGAatattttttcattaattttaaaatatatttagTATAAATAAAATATCTCCAATGCACGTCCGTAGAGGCGCTTCACTAGACTCAAGTTTATTGGTAATTTAGATAAAATCTTAACAATTAATTAAATGTGCAAAAAATAGTAACTAGGAAGAAAAAGagtgaaaaagaaaaatgaaaatattgtACAATTGTGGAGAATACTGTTGAAACTGTGAATCTGAACTGAAGTAGTAAAGCTTCGCATTTATAGAATACTATAGAGTACTGTCCAAAAATTATAAAGCTTCCATATATTGTAAATTGTCCAAAAAAAGTAAAGCTTTCTATAAATAGCATGTCCTACCCCCTCGCATTTATCTCTACATAATTCAAAAATTACTTGTCAATAATAGTTTActtatttattttataatatattaatataAATAACGTAATCATCAActttataaataaaaaaatattacaCAAATATTTTGCAATGACCAAATACAATAAAACGACAAATGAGGGGGGAAAGTGATGTAACCTCTACCAACTAAATTGAATTATAAATATTTGCTCTAGAGTTAACAATCACATTCCACACAATCTCTTCAACCTCCAATTCAATTACAACATTATTCATTTTCataagaaaaaaaaaaaaaaaaaagcttCACCATGATACTCATCCTATACCAAACGTTCCTCTTGAAAGAACTTTCCATCTCCATGTTCATTTTCTTCATAACTCATTTCATCTTAACCTTTCTCTCAAAAAAACATCACAAAAAACTTCCACCAGGCCCAAATGGTTATCCATTTTTAGGTGCACTTCCACTAATGGGAGCCATGCCTCATCTCACACTCTTCAAAATGTCACAAAAATATGGACCTATAATGTATCTTAAAATGGGATCAAACAACATGGTTGTTGCCTCATCTCCTTCATCAGCCAAAGCATTTCTCAAAACACTCGATCAAAATTTCTCAAACCGTCCGCTCAATGCGGGAGCGACACATCTAGCTTACGATTCACAAGACATGGTTTTCGCGGATTACGGATCCAGGTGGAAATTACTTAGAAAACTAAGTAACTTACACATGCTAGGAGGAAAAGCTCTAGAAGATTGGTCGAAAATTCGAGAGGATGAAATGGGACACATGATTCATACAATGTATGATTCTAGCAAGAAAAATGAATCAATTGTTCTACCGGAGATGTTAACATATGCTATGGCTAATATGATAGGTCAAATTATATTAAGCCGTCGCGTGTTCGAAACAAAAGGTTGTGAGTCAAATGAATTTAAGGATATGGTTGTTGAACTCATGACAACTGCTGGTTACTTCAATATTGGTGATTTTATACCAATTCTTGCTTGGTTGGATCTTCAAGGAATTGAAAGAGGTATGAAGAGTTTACACAAAAAATTTGATGCTTTGTTGACAAAGATGATTGAGGAGCATGTTGCTTCTAGTCATAAAAATCCTCGAGTTAAGCCTGATTTCTTAGACACTCTCATTGCTCAAAGTAAACAAGATTCTGATGGAGGAGAGAAATTAACAATCACTAACATCAAGGCAGTACTTTTGGTATGTATAATTAATCCTTTATCTAATTTCGGTTGAAAATAATATATCCCAAATTTGCTATTATCAGACGGTAATTATATATAATACGACGTTTAAAAAAAATAGAGTGAAGTTACGTTAATAAAAAGTTTTTTTATGAATTAGTGGAGAATTAAATTgttagatttaaaataaattatcaatataaaaattttaaaaaatagaaaataatattataatataataGCGAAAAAATTAAAATATACAAATATGTTATATTAATATTTGAGAAAATAATAATTTTACTCAAAACTagataataataaaaaaaataaagtaTTATGAATCCGAGTGCGATAGATGCATCAGGTACGGTATCGATACTAAGTTTTAGAAGTATGCAAACTTTATAGATCAGAGTCCCATAAAGTAAAAAGAACATGTGACATTAAATTTGTTAGTCCGATGTTGAGGAAATAATAGTAAATGACATGTGTAATGGAGTATATTATTATAACTATAATAACATTTCAGTATTTTTTTTTGTATAGAATCTATTTACAGCAGGAACAGATACATCTTCAAGTATCATAGAATGGGCCCTAGCAGAAATGTTAAAGAATCCAAACATTATGAAAAGAGCTCATGAAGAAATGGACAGAGTGATAGGTAAACAGCGACGGTTACAAGACTCAGACATTCAGAATCTACCTTACTTACAAGCAATATGCAAAGAGACATTCAGAAAACACCCATCAACGCCACTAAACTTACCAAGAGTATCATCAGAAGCATGTGAAGTAAATGGCTATTACATCCCTAAAAACACAAGACTAAGTGTGAACATTTGGGCCATAGGAAGAGACCCTAATGTGTGGGAGAATCCTTTGGAGTTTAATCCTGATAGGTTTTTGAGTGGTGAAAATGCTAAAATAGATCCACGTGGAAATGATTTTGAGTTGATTCCATTTGGTGCTGGGAGAAGAATCTGTGCTGGGACAAGGATGGGGATTGTGCTTGTTCAATATATTTTGGGTACTTTAGTGCATTCATTTGATTGGAAGTTACCAAATGGTGTTGTGGCTTTGGACATGGATGAGTCATTTGGACTTGCTTTGCAGAAAAAAGTTCCTCTGGCTGTTGTTGTTACCCCAAGATTGTCTCCATCTGCTTATATTCCTTAGCTTGGTCATTGGCATCACCACCTATGTATTGTTCAGCCCTTGTTATTGTGTGTGTTTTAATAAGTAAAATAAAAACCTAAATCATTTTTATTAATCTATATAATGTAATGTAATGTTTCTTACTAATTCCTATAAAATAGTTTTGTCTATAATTATCTCTATAACATATCAACATTTAATTTTGcttttaataataattatttcTCTTTCTAGAAATTTTAGTAAGCCTCAATCAAAGACAATCAAATGGTATTTTCATCCTGTCCCAAATGGTGTTTAATTTTGGATGATGATATATCAATGCTCAAAAACATATGCAAAAATCAAAGTTTCAATATTGTAGTATTTAGAAGGGAATAAAATGCTCAACTTATAAGCATTATCATCAAAATAGAAAAGTGTAACATCCAAAATAAGTTAAAATTATGATTCACAAAATAATACAAAAGCCTAAGTAAAGCAATCGAGTCTAGTAGATATATTAAAGTCATTTCAAATTCTTTGCTCAGATCACTTTTAaatcttcgatctccttcttgtAGCTACCGGTTACTAACAGGTCATCGATATAGAGACATAATATATACAGTTCACTCTTGTTTCTCCTAATATATAGTCCATGATCAGTTGTGCACTTTATAAATTCTTTCTCTCTTAGAAAGACATTTATCTTCTTGTTACAAGCTCTTGGAGGTTGTTTGAGTCCATACAGGGCGTTATGCAACATGTATACCTTACTTTCTTAGCATTGCTTTACAAAACTGACGGGTTGTGCtacataaacttcttcatctaagggGTCATTCATaaatgcacatttcacatccatctgaaacaTGTACCAGTTtttcatgtttgctagaccaataaccaacctgattgtttcgatccaAGCAACTGGTCCAAAAACTTCATCAAAGTTGATTCCTTCTCTCTGAAGAATTCTTTGGTTACAAGTCTTGCTTTGTGTCTGGTTACTTCTCCTTTTGGATTTAGCTTCACTTTGTAAACCCACTTCACATAAATTACCTTACTACCTAGTGGCAATTCGACTAGCGAGCATGTTTTGTTTACTTCTATGAACTTCAGTTCCTCCATCATGGCTTGCATCCACTTTGAATCCTTTAATGCCTCAGTTACATTGATTGACTCAATatctgcatagaaagcataatgtaccatCTCACCTTCATCATTTACCATATCATCTTATATGATCACACATTCCTTCCACCTTATAGGAATGTTTCTTAACCTTCAAGGTCTACTTGTGCCTGCTTGAACTCCACCTCGCTCAAGTCAAATTCCATAgcttcactagctggttcatcacgTAGAAGTCTCATTGAATTCTTCTTTACATTGTCATTCCAATCCCACTCCTTCAGTTCACCTATTATCACATCTCCATTGATCATAACTTGCTTGTTCAAGAGGTCAAACAACTTGTATCCATCAGCCGAGTGATATCATATTAAGATTATCTGGCttgacttgtcatcaagtttCCTTCTCAACTAATCAGGCACGTGTCTATGTGTTATGGATCCAAACACTTTTAGATTACTTAAGATAAacttgacaccagaccaacattctttTGGTGTGATTGCTTTTAGCTTTTTCCCTGGGCATCTGTTTAAGATGTATAttgcagtcgacacaacttcACCCCATAACTTATTTGGTAAATGCTTGCCTTTTGACATACTTCTTACCATATTCATTATGGTCATGTTCTTCCTTTCAACGgttgatccgctgtcgcacgcggatcaaaacgagtagtttttcaaaaatgtagtttaacgacaaattgactcaaatatcgttctcaaggattcttgtttaaTTAATCTACCGATAGAACAAAAATGGAGGGGGGTGGTTGGTTTAGATTCAGAAAAGTGATTTttaaaagtgattataaaataagctgacacgaaccaacctactgcatcatcttccgacttatcattgattcttataaaattccaaatccctaacgggtctgctcctattcgattacaattaccattaacaaacgtaaaggaaattatgcgagtaatattcccaaattccgaattaagcaaacggattaaaaactattgcgaattaagcagGCGCAACTTGATCGTTCGTGATAAAATAAAAGTTATGTTAACACGAAATTGATTCGGGATCATCATTCATCAATCGAATTTAAGGAATCTATCCTATAGCAAGAATTAGATTAAgcaaataattggaattataagaagaattcaaaggaaacaaattggaattaataaaaacctcaaagcggattctgaattacagcagattgattcaaaagggattagttctccatagtcatcttGCTAGCTCTCAAAAAATCGTACATGAACCGAAAAACGTAACCCTGTTTTTGGTTGCCTAATCTAGGTAAAAACACCCAAACCCGTTTCACAACTCAACCGGGTCAAATGTACGATCCGGGCccaatacaactaacccaaacaaaatataaaaataatgtagcagcttcaacgaaatttctggccctgctacaatttgattcagctctcgacttctgaacaaaagttgtagatctttttcttagctttccatcaaCTGGTAGCATGTCTCAATCtgatactcctagctcaagatatgatttttctcgcgaaagttgctaatgctgaaaattaaatacgaaaattaaataagtgcaaaaataacataaattatgaaaacacattaaaacataaaaataatcaaagcaaactgaagaaatgcttaagtacaaacatggaagaacgtgcatccaaaatgcactgatcaaattcctccacacttgaacttttgcactccgagcaaaatgaaaaacaaaacaaaacacagacacatcaacggttactcattctaggctacaagtcatcttcggttaagtttgcttcgttaggtactaatcttgcacactgaggacattgtaagaacactaatccacagttatgcagacataaacctcctgaatacacaaatcaactcgaatcatgttattatattaaagcctaacttactcatccttctttggctctttttcattcaggcgcaatcacattaagcccgttatctccacaaACTCAcagcaaggcgaccggttagtgactctgatccttttctgcacggggttctggtacttaagtggcataaccctttgcttactcaattgtagttgcgggggatcggaccgtaatccgccctaccaagttcagcaccagaatccgctgaaccaactacaaaagagtcttatttccaactttttttaaaggttccacaaccgttgggttaagtgaccgggtgagggtcaccaaacttacaatgtgcattcctttatttttttctctttatttttttttttggaacactcacttatattcatcggtttccctgcgtagagtgtgtgtgagatggtgctgactgctgaaataaactactcgagagctgtcagagaatgagaatttaaggctaaaacataataagaattcgaatcaatttccatatgcaggagacttacggtgttaagacgataccgatcttgtgaatttttcccaggtctccgcaaactaatctcaaattagt containing:
- the LOC127085179 gene encoding flavonoid 3',5'-hydroxylase 2 encodes the protein MILILYQTFLLKELSISMFIFFITHFILTFLSKKHHKKLPPGPNGYPFLGALPLMGAMPHLTLFKMSQKYGPIMYLKMGSNNMVVASSPSSAKAFLKTLDQNFSNRPLNAGATHLAYDSQDMVFADYGSRWKLLRKLSNLHMLGGKALEDWSKIREDEMGHMIHTMYDSSKKNESIVLPEMLTYAMANMIGQIILSRRVFETKGCESNEFKDMVVELMTTAGYFNIGDFIPILAWLDLQGIERGMKSLHKKFDALLTKMIEEHVASSHKNPRVKPDFLDTLIAQSKQDSDGGEKLTITNIKAVLLNLFTAGTDTSSSIIEWALAEMLKNPNIMKRAHEEMDRVIGKQRRLQDSDIQNLPYLQAICKETFRKHPSTPLNLPRVSSEACEVNGYYIPKNTRLSVNIWAIGRDPNVWENPLEFNPDRFLSGENAKIDPRGNDFELIPFGAGRRICAGTRMGIVLVQYILGTLVHSFDWKLPNGVVALDMDESFGLALQKKVPLAVVVTPRLSPSAYIP